In the genome of Brachypodium distachyon strain Bd21 chromosome 3, Brachypodium_distachyon_v3.0, whole genome shotgun sequence, the window TCTGAACTTAATTGTGTAAGACAGTTCAGCAATACATCCAACCCAAGATAATCTGAAGTTCCAAGGTCCACCCTGAAATAAACAGAACATGATGTTCAGAATAGTAAAAACCATTTTACCAGCTTCAGATTTAATTGAATGTTTCCAATTCTTACCATACTCTGCCCCAGTTGTCTTGAAACTCAACGTCACTGATATCGTGGAAAGACGAAGGCATTACATTAGAAGCTTCTTCAGAATCATAAGAAGGGTCAAAGTCCAGCATTGAATTAGCCAACTGAAATAAAAATTGACACAATCACAATCTAAAAGAGAAAGGGAAACAAATAAACTACCACAGAAAAGCGGAAGAAATGTGCAAGATTATATAGATGAACTTAAAATGGCTACATAGATGTTATAACCAGTTGATAAAGCATAGGTAACACTACTATGATAAACTTCTTTATCTAAAATCTTGGCCCATGTGATTGCCAGTCGAGTTTGTAATACTCTTTAGGTGCCAAGCCAAACCATGCCCAAGATGGTTCAAAAAATTACGTGAAGATGGTTTCTCTTAGAACTGACACGTCCAGTTTCAGGCTTCCACTTATTGTTGTGGTCTCATGAGTGGATGCAATTGGAAATGCATAGTAAAAAATTGGTGCACTTATTGTAGCTTTCCAACACTGAACAAGCCTAACCTGCAAATTTGAAGAGTTGAAAGCTCCTAGTCTCCCCATGACGTACCAAGCTTGAATTACCTGTGAAGAACATTTAACATCAAGACAGGACGGTTGCTTTCTACATACGAGAATccaaagaaataaatatacaGTGTCACTTTACACCGCCAAGAAGGTCAACATCTCGATCGGTTGGTTCTCCAAAGAGTTCGAACCAAACGAAAGCATTTAACGGGTTGAAGCTGCAACAATACAAAGACAAACGTAATTCAGTGTTCATGAGCCTCAACTTCTGTAAACTTGGAACAATTACAGTAGCTTTGACAACAACTATCATCATATCAATTGTCTATGTGATGTCATATCAACTTAGTTGTTAGAGTGTTGATTTATGCAGCAAGGTATCCCAATTCCCAAATTCAGAGCTTTAGCTCAgtttcaaaaatgaaaaaatacTGTGTGAAAGAAGAATTTGTTTGAAAAGATGTTTCTGGTGATGCTCCCTTAATTCATCATACGTGAATTCCAATTATAACAAGGGGAACAGAACCATGAATTTTAAAAAGTACAAGTCGATGTTCAGCAATGCTATTACTGATAGAATCAGCTCTTCTGGTCTAGCCAGACACCCaaactatcatgcaggccgaacagtaagaaaaaacatacatgcatgattaCATCTATGCGACAACTCACTCTCGGAAGCTGACTTTAAACGCGGCGACCGAGCCCGTTTTGGATCTGTTAAACCCCTCTCTTCCCTTCTTGCGCACCCTTTCTTGGATCTATCAACCAAATCAGTCAGACCGACAGAAGAAATGCATATCGATTCCAGGAACCAAGCACCCAAAACAAACGAATAGCTATCTCAGCTATGCACAGACGCACCCTTTGCTTCATGAGCTCCGGGTTCCCGATGCTATCGCCAAGAATGGCGCGCAGCTCATCGTCGTCTCTGCAGGCGTTCTCCAGAACCCTGAATCACCACAACGACACCAGTGAGCGGGCCAATTTGAGCAGAGGGTTCATCCATTCATTTCAACGGGCGGGAGATGTCAGATGAagccaaaccaaacaaaacagGCAAAGCAAAATGATCCAGGAAGGAGGAGACTGACGGACCTGGCCCAGCCGGGGTAGGTATGCTCGCGGTCGtactcgcggcggcggcgctcctccCGCACCTTGGCCAGCCGCCGCTCCCTCGCCGTCGTGccggaagccgccgccgccgccgacgcatCGTCGCCCCTCCCAGCGGCGGCT includes:
- the LOC100826973 gene encoding uncharacterized protein LOC100826973, with translation MPLLLPGAKTLFLSHFPPLPSPPLQLRRATATSTAAAGRGDDASAAAAASGTTARERRLAKVREERRRREYDREHTYPGWARVLENACRDDDELRAILGDSIGNPELMKQRIQERVRKKGREGFNRSKTGSVAAFKVSFRDFNPLNAFVWFELFGEPTDRDVDLLGGVIQAWYVMGRLGAFNSSNLQLANSMLDFDPSYDSEEASNVMPSSFHDISDVEFQDNWGRVWVDLGTSDYLGLDVLLNCLTQLSSEHLGIKQVVFGGRKLGDWEEGMTSSDYGYKHFKI